The proteins below come from a single Zhouia spongiae genomic window:
- a CDS encoding alkaline phosphatase D family protein — protein sequence MLKQICVLVLISLMLGCGTAKQKNSKVKFDKELVIAFGSCDNQKIENLLWDDVLKNNPDIWIWGGDNIYSDPYNKYKMIGDYDIQSRGEDYRQLMKSTDILGVWDDHDYGLNDGGEEFEFKDEAEQLFYDFLNEPKNSVLRKRKGTYNSKTYFSSVGSVKIILLDTRYFRSPLTKDFGSSKRYMPNAYGDGTLLGAEQWKWLESELINSKADFNIIVSSIQILSNKHGFEMWGNFPHEVDKLFNLITTSRAKGVILLSGDRHISEFSKININGLGYPVYDFTSSGLTHSYEEFNGEENPFREGEVIKERSFGVLRLNLETKKATMQMIGDGNILLQEVDQVY from the coding sequence ATGCTCAAACAGATTTGTGTCCTGGTTTTAATAAGTTTAATGCTGGGGTGTGGTACGGCCAAACAGAAAAATTCTAAAGTAAAGTTCGATAAAGAACTGGTCATTGCTTTTGGCTCTTGCGATAACCAGAAAATAGAAAACCTTTTATGGGATGATGTTTTAAAAAACAATCCTGATATCTGGATTTGGGGAGGAGATAATATTTATTCAGATCCTTATAACAAGTATAAAATGATCGGGGATTATGATATTCAGTCCCGCGGAGAGGATTATCGACAACTTATGAAATCGACAGATATATTAGGTGTCTGGGATGACCATGATTATGGATTAAATGACGGGGGAGAAGAATTTGAATTTAAAGATGAAGCTGAACAATTGTTTTATGATTTTTTAAACGAACCCAAGAACAGTGTTTTACGAAAAAGAAAGGGAACATATAATTCGAAAACCTACTTTAGCAGTGTTGGTTCGGTAAAAATTATATTGTTGGATACCCGCTATTTCAGGAGTCCGCTCACCAAAGATTTTGGTTCTTCAAAGCGATATATGCCAAACGCTTATGGAGATGGTACGTTATTAGGTGCCGAACAATGGAAATGGCTGGAATCTGAACTCATTAACAGTAAGGCCGACTTTAACATTATAGTAAGCAGCATTCAGATATTATCTAACAAGCATGGTTTTGAAATGTGGGGAAACTTCCCGCATGAAGTAGACAAATTGTTTAACTTGATAACTACGAGCCGGGCCAAAGGAGTGATTTTATTATCAGGAGACAGGCATATCTCTGAATTTTCAAAAATAAATATTAACGGCTTGGGATACCCTGTTTATGATTTTACTTCGAGCGGACTGACTCATAGCTACGAAGAATTTAATGGTGAAGAAAACCCATTCAGAGAGGGTGAAGTGATTAAAGAAAGGAGTTTTGGGGTATTAAGATTAAACCTTGAAACCAAAAAAGCAACCATGCAAATGATCGGGGATGGTAATATTTTGCTTCAAGAAGTAGATCAGGTGTATTAA
- a CDS encoding nucleoside-diphosphate kinase, whose product MATNRTFTMIKPDAVENGHIGAILEKITAAGFKIVAMKYTQLSKRDAEEFYAIHSERPFFGELVEFMTRGPIVAAILEKGNAVEDFRTLIGATNPEEAAEGTIRKLYATSIGENAVHGSDSDENAVIEGAFHFSGREIF is encoded by the coding sequence ATGGCAACAAACAGAACATTTACAATGATTAAGCCTGATGCTGTTGAAAACGGACACATCGGCGCTATCTTAGAAAAAATTACAGCTGCAGGGTTTAAAATTGTAGCGATGAAGTATACTCAGTTAAGCAAGCGTGATGCTGAAGAATTCTATGCGATTCATAGTGAGCGTCCATTTTTCGGGGAGTTGGTTGAATTTATGACCAGAGGACCGATAGTTGCGGCTATTTTAGAGAAAGGTAATGCAGTTGAAGATTTCAGGACTTTAATCGGTGCTACAAACCCGGAAGAAGCTGCAGAAGGAACTATTCGTAAATTATATGCTACTTCAATCGGAGAAAATGCAGTTCATGGTTCAGATAGTGATGAAAATGCAGTTATTGAAGGTGCTTTCCATTTTTCAGGAAGAGAGATTTTTTAA
- a CDS encoding DinB family protein — MSTETKQTNTSGKIITPEQLLAHWQGHRSLTRRTIEVFPEKDFFNYTIGGMRPFATMIKELLAIAGPGIEGIVTEKWQEFNEDLKLSTKEDILKLWDETTVKIDTLWNGISESEFQKEIVAFGQYDGTIQSTILYFIDNEIHHRGQGYVYLRFLGIEPPMFWDRN, encoded by the coding sequence ATGAGCACTGAAACCAAACAGACGAACACTTCCGGTAAGATCATTACCCCAGAACAACTGTTAGCACATTGGCAAGGCCATAGAAGCCTGACCAGAAGAACCATTGAGGTTTTTCCCGAAAAAGATTTTTTCAACTATACCATCGGTGGCATGCGTCCGTTTGCTACAATGATAAAAGAACTACTTGCTATTGCAGGCCCGGGAATTGAAGGAATCGTTACTGAAAAATGGCAAGAGTTTAACGAAGATCTAAAATTAAGCACTAAAGAGGATATCTTAAAATTATGGGATGAAACCACTGTAAAAATAGACACACTTTGGAATGGGATTTCAGAAAGCGAGTTTCAGAAAGAAATTGTTGCTTTTGGCCAGTACGATGGGACCATACAATCTACCATACTCTATTTTATAGACAATGAAATTCATCATCGCGGACAAGGCTATGTATACCTGAGATTCTTAGGTATTGAACCGCCTATGTTCTGGGACAGGAATTAA
- the nhaA gene encoding Na+/H+ antiporter NhaA has translation MIQKVFISPFQRFVKIESLSGILLFCAAVIAIIWANSPFSESYADLWNYKIGISSEKFSLQKPLLLWVNDGFMAVFFFLIGLEIKRELLIGELNSVKKMAFPFVAALGGMLIPMTVFIILNKNPETANGWGIPMATDIAFSLAVLKLLGNRIPLSLKIFLTAFAIVDDIGAVLVIAIFYTHNIAVDMILIATALLALLYYLSYKGFYSKYLLFGVGVIVWVLFLKSGVHPTIAGILLAFAVPIRQRIDTGTFVSNLGSITEKIQQGVIKSEPILSKEQIAEIDNLEEWTDKFQSPLQHLEHKLHDWVAYFIIPIFALANAGVSLSSGSGIDTALAVNITLCLIFGNSIGISTLVLLSKKLGIIEVPEDINNGQILGVACLAGIGFTMAIFVASLAFADSPVYIDSAKIGILTGSMLSAILGYIVLRITSKPNLKNDE, from the coding sequence ATGATCCAAAAAGTTTTTATTAGTCCCTTTCAAAGATTCGTTAAAATAGAAAGCCTCAGTGGTATTCTATTATTCTGTGCTGCAGTAATTGCCATCATTTGGGCAAACTCGCCTTTTTCAGAGAGTTATGCAGACCTGTGGAATTATAAAATTGGTATCAGTTCTGAAAAATTTTCCCTCCAAAAACCACTTTTGTTATGGGTAAATGACGGATTTATGGCTGTTTTTTTCTTCCTGATCGGATTAGAAATAAAACGGGAACTCCTGATAGGCGAATTAAATTCGGTAAAAAAAATGGCTTTTCCTTTCGTGGCAGCCTTGGGGGGTATGCTCATCCCTATGACAGTTTTTATCATTTTAAATAAAAACCCTGAAACTGCTAACGGCTGGGGAATTCCGATGGCTACGGATATTGCTTTTTCTCTGGCCGTACTTAAATTACTGGGGAACAGGATTCCATTAAGCCTGAAAATCTTTCTGACTGCTTTTGCCATTGTTGATGATATCGGGGCTGTACTTGTTATTGCTATATTCTACACTCATAATATTGCAGTCGACATGATCTTGATTGCAACTGCTTTGCTTGCATTACTATACTACCTGTCTTATAAAGGGTTTTACTCAAAATACCTTCTTTTTGGGGTCGGGGTGATTGTTTGGGTATTATTTTTAAAATCAGGGGTGCACCCTACAATAGCAGGCATCTTGTTAGCCTTTGCGGTACCGATCAGACAACGCATAGACACAGGCACCTTTGTTTCGAATCTTGGCAGCATTACCGAAAAAATACAACAAGGAGTTATTAAATCCGAACCCATCTTATCAAAAGAGCAAATTGCGGAAATAGACAACCTGGAAGAGTGGACCGATAAATTTCAGTCTCCGCTTCAACACCTGGAGCATAAACTACACGATTGGGTTGCATACTTTATCATCCCTATTTTTGCATTGGCAAATGCAGGTGTTTCACTAAGCAGCGGTTCAGGTATCGATACTGCTCTGGCCGTTAATATTACGCTATGCCTCATTTTCGGTAACAGTATCGGTATAAGCACTCTTGTTTTATTATCAAAAAAACTGGGCATTATCGAAGTACCGGAAGATATTAATAACGGACAGATACTGGGCGTAGCATGCCTGGCTGGAATCGGTTTTACAATGGCTATTTTTGTAGCCAGTCTGGCTTTTGCCGATAGTCCTGTTTACATAGATTCAGCTAAAATAGGAATCCTGACCGGCTCCATGTTATCTGCTATCCTGGGATACATCGTTCTAAGGATTACAAGCAAACCCAACCTGAAAAACGATGAGTGA